A single genomic interval of Lewinellaceae bacterium harbors:
- a CDS encoding Gfo/Idh/MocA family oxidoreductase encodes MQKNHINRRDFIKASSLASAGFMIVPRHVLGGKGFKAPSDKLNLAAIGAGGKGWSDIRNAFNDGAENVVALCDIDTNQCKNAIEKWPDAKLYNDFRKMFEERKDIDAVTISTPDHVHGIAALTAMQHGVAVYVQKPLTHNIKEARMLTEAARKYKIVSQMGNQGASNPGQVQMMEWFDKGMIGKVSKVFVWTNRPVWPQGIPFPTDKPTRPAQISAQDWDMFIGPAQYVDYNPLFHPFKWRGWWNFGTGALGDMGCHLIDPPFRVLGLGYPTEVECSVGQVFTQDWVPEYIPEGCPPSSHVQITFPATAKNSTEMTMVWSDGGIRPFHPELIPADDYIGEKGNGNGVMMIGEKGIMTCGVYGLDPQIYLNSGEKIKMPEDYHTDNPNEKLPEYGHQVSWTDAVKAGFGSKEHKALTSSFDYSGPLTETVLMGNLAIRSYQAGVTGDNGRMMFEGRKKLLWDGKSMRITNYEPANEFVTRTYREGWAPNF; translated from the coding sequence ATGCAAAAGAATCACATTAACCGCCGCGATTTCATCAAAGCGTCGTCCCTGGCTTCTGCCGGATTTATGATCGTACCCCGTCACGTATTGGGAGGAAAAGGATTTAAAGCGCCGAGTGACAAGCTGAATCTCGCCGCAATTGGTGCCGGTGGAAAAGGCTGGTCTGACATCCGTAATGCCTTTAATGATGGAGCGGAAAATGTCGTTGCCCTTTGCGATATTGACACCAATCAATGCAAGAATGCCATTGAAAAATGGCCCGATGCCAAATTGTACAATGACTTCCGCAAGATGTTTGAAGAGCGCAAGGACATCGATGCGGTTACCATATCCACCCCAGACCACGTTCATGGTATTGCAGCTTTAACGGCCATGCAACATGGCGTGGCGGTTTACGTTCAAAAGCCGCTGACACACAATATCAAAGAAGCGCGTATGCTGACTGAAGCAGCACGTAAATACAAGATCGTCTCTCAGATGGGAAACCAGGGAGCTTCCAATCCAGGACAGGTACAAATGATGGAATGGTTTGATAAAGGTATGATTGGCAAAGTATCCAAGGTGTTTGTATGGACCAACCGTCCTGTCTGGCCACAGGGCATCCCCTTCCCCACGGACAAACCAACACGACCTGCCCAAATATCAGCCCAGGACTGGGATATGTTTATTGGCCCGGCACAATATGTGGATTACAATCCCCTGTTCCATCCCTTCAAATGGCGCGGATGGTGGAACTTTGGTACCGGCGCGCTGGGGGATATGGGTTGCCACTTGATCGACCCGCCCTTCCGGGTGCTTGGACTGGGCTATCCCACCGAAGTTGAATGCAGTGTCGGCCAGGTTTTCACCCAGGACTGGGTACCGGAATACATTCCTGAAGGCTGTCCTCCCTCCTCACATGTTCAGATCACTTTCCCGGCGACTGCTAAGAACAGCACAGAAATGACCATGGTCTGGTCTGATGGAGGAATTCGTCCCTTCCACCCGGAGCTGATCCCTGCCGATGATTATATTGGTGAGAAAGGTAACGGGAACGGTGTCATGATGATCGGTGAAAAAGGTATTATGACCTGCGGTGTCTATGGACTTGATCCCCAGATCTATCTAAATTCAGGTGAAAAGATTAAAATGCCTGAGGACTATCATACTGACAATCCAAATGAAAAATTGCCGGAATACGGTCACCAGGTCTCCTGGACGGATGCCGTTAAAGCCGGATTCGGCAGCAAGGAGCACAAAGCACTGACTTCTTCGTTTGACTATTCCGGCCCTCTCACCGAAACCGTTCTGATGGGTAACCTGGCAATTCGCAGCTATCAGGCTGGTGTAACCGGAGATAATGGACGGATGATGTTCGAAGGACGTAAAAAACTTCTCTGGGATGGTAAAAGCATGCGCATCACCAACTACGAACCGGCTAATGAATTTGTTACCCGGACGTATCGGGAAGGATGGGCTCCCAACTTCTAA